One Silene latifolia isolate original U9 population chromosome 4, ASM4854445v1, whole genome shotgun sequence DNA segment encodes these proteins:
- the LOC141651879 gene encoding uncharacterized protein LOC141651879, which yields MELQAKPFWAVSLLQQPSGHWDYDAVLNICGQNIAPLVCSIPIPLQDDPYYLYWNLTSNGRYSSKSGYALTFSRLWDGHSSLKDRTRMDSSTIAFCKKILWHLPVFNKWKIFLWKLLSKSLSCGEEAQRRDLPWDYSCLFCTSQSIPESLAHLFRDCPFASRIWAASSLGIRSHVGNSVSIQQWVINWLKYFRQIANPLPSISLFVSSLWHIWCLRNKLVFQNGSIDYYDLLSSITMEANNNARVELDRHKHMGTLQPANLEDVDDDYLLRHHFPLCIIGLVICSTHIRIKCDASWTPNFTATVGWLFQDGTGTIFHVGRTSFWAKSAFQAEALALNFACADAIKHGYRHIDATSDCLSLVLQLNGCGDINQDAASILRSIMSFVSLCHCFSLSHCPRRLNRIAHAIVKSIA from the coding sequence ATGGAACTTCAGGCAAAGCCCTTTTGGGCGGTTTCTTTGCTCCAACAACCGTCTGGTCATTGGGATTATGATGCTGTGCTAAATATTTGCGGACAGAATATAGCACCCCTTGTGTGTTCCATCCCTATTCCTTTACAAGATGACCCATATTATCTCTATTGGAATTTAACTTCTAATGGTCGATATTCTAGTAAGAGTGGCTACGCCTTGACTTTTTCAAGATTGTGGGATGGACACTCATCATTAAAGGATAGGACCCGCATGGATTCTTCGACTATAGCTTTCTGTAAAAAGATCTTGTGGCATCTTCCCGTTTTTAATAAATGGAAGATCTTTTTATGGAAACTTCTTTCTAAATCATTGTCGTGTGGAGAAGAAGCACAACGCCGGGATCTTCCATGGGATTACTCCTGTTTATTTTGTACCTCTCAATCTATTCCTGAATCTTTGGCTCATCTTTTTCGAGATTGCCCTTTTGCCTCCCGCATTTGGGCTGCATCATCACTGGGTATACGGTCGCATGTGGGGAATAGTGTCTCCATCCAACAGTGGGTTATTAATTGGCTGAAGTACTTCAGACAAATTGCAAATCCGCTCCCATCTATATCACTTTTTGTTAGTTCTCTATGGCATATTTGGTGCCTTAGAAATAAGCTGGTTTTTCAAAATGGATCTATTGACTACTATGATCTTCTGTCTTCTATAACCATGGAGGCAAATAATAATGCCCGAGTGGAATTGGATAGGCATAAGCATATGGGTACGCTGCAACCAGCTAATCTAGAGGACGTGGATGATGATTATCTTTTACGACACCATTTCCCCCTATGCATCATTGGTCTGGTGATTTGCTCAACTCACATACGTATCAAATGTGATGCTTCATGGACACCCAATTTTACAGCTACTGTTGGATGGTTATTTCAAGATGGTACAGGAACTATTTTCCATGTTGGACGCACTTCCTTTTGGGCAAAATCCGCTTTTCAGGCAGAAGCTTTGGCCCTTAACTTTGCTTGTGCTGATGCTATTAAGCATGGATACCGACATATTGATGCAACCTCTGACTGTTTGAGCCTGGTTCTCCAGCTTAATGGATGTGGCGATATCAATCAAGATGCGGCATCAATATTACGCTCAATCATGTCTTTTGTTTCTTTGTGTCATTGCTTCTCCCTTAGTCATTGTCCAAGGAGGCTTAATAGGATTGCTCATGCTATAGTTAAGTCTATAGCCTAA